In a genomic window of Sutcliffiella sp. FSL R7-0096:
- the rpmG gene encoding 50S ribosomal protein L33, with product MQSKVALACAACSSRNYSTVKGKAQSGERLEIKKFCKVCNAHTVHRETK from the coding sequence ATGCAAAGTAAGGTGGCACTTGCTTGTGCAGCTTGTTCTTCCCGAAACTATTCAACAGTCAAAGGGAAAGCGCAAAGCGGCGAGCGTTTAGAGATAAAGAAGTTTTGCAAGGTTTGTAATGCTCACACCGTTCATCGGGAGACAAAATAG
- the rlmB gene encoding 23S rRNA (guanosine(2251)-2'-O)-methyltransferase RlmB, with protein MTKEFIMGRNPVLEALKSNREINKLWIAEGGQKGSIQQVIAMAKEANVLVQFVPRKKIDQMVEGNHQGVVASVAAYDYAELDDLYRSAEERKEDPFFLILDEIEDPHNLGSIMRTADAVGAHGIIIPKRRAVGLTATVAKSSTGAIEHIPVVRVTNLARTVDELKERGLWIFGTDAKGTVDYTKMDGSLPLGLIIGSEGKGMARLLKEKCDFLVSLPMVGKVTSLNASVAASLLMYEVFRKRMPAGE; from the coding sequence ATGACAAAAGAATTCATTATGGGACGTAATCCAGTGCTTGAGGCACTTAAATCAAATCGTGAAATCAACAAACTCTGGATAGCAGAAGGTGGTCAAAAAGGCTCTATCCAACAAGTGATCGCCATGGCAAAAGAGGCAAACGTTCTGGTGCAGTTTGTCCCTCGTAAAAAAATTGATCAGATGGTGGAAGGGAACCACCAGGGGGTCGTCGCTTCTGTAGCGGCATATGACTATGCGGAACTAGATGACCTTTACCGATCAGCGGAAGAGAGAAAGGAGGATCCTTTCTTCTTGATTCTGGACGAAATAGAAGATCCGCATAATCTTGGTTCCATCATGCGTACAGCGGATGCTGTGGGTGCTCACGGAATCATCATTCCGAAGCGGAGAGCAGTGGGACTGACAGCAACTGTCGCCAAATCATCCACCGGGGCGATCGAGCACATTCCAGTCGTACGAGTGACCAACCTTGCAAGAACGGTGGACGAGCTGAAGGAAAGAGGACTCTGGATATTCGGCACTGATGCAAAAGGAACGGTGGATTACACGAAAATGGATGGCTCCCTGCCACTTGGCCTGATAATCGGCAGTGAAGGCAAAGGGATGGCAAGGCTGTTAAAGGAAAAATGTGACTTCCTTGTATCGTTGCCGATGGTGGGGAAAGTGACGTCTTTGAACGCTTCTGTTGCTGCCAGTCTATTAATGTATGAGGTTTTCCGCAAAAGAATGCCGGCAGGAGAGTAA
- the secE gene encoding preprotein translocase subunit SecE — MGRLTNFFRDVAREMKKVSWPKRKELTRYTITVVTTVLFVTVFFWIVDMGISELLRTVIK; from the coding sequence ATGGGACGTTTGACTAATTTTTTTCGTGATGTAGCTCGCGAAATGAAGAAAGTAAGCTGGCCAAAACGCAAGGAATTAACTCGTTACACAATCACAGTAGTAACAACTGTATTGTTTGTCACAGTATTCTTCTGGATTGTGGACATGGGTATTTCCGAATTGTTGCGTACTGTGATTAAATAA
- the sigH gene encoding RNA polymerase sporulation sigma factor SigH, with translation MEDEQMVELVHLGDSEALDYLINKYKNFVRAKARSYFLIGADREDIVQEGMIGLYKAIRDFKEDKLTSFKAFAELCITRQIITAIKTATRQKHIPLNSYVSLDKPIYDEESDRTLMDVISGAKVMDPEELIINQEEFDDIEVKMGELLSDLERKVLALYLDGRSYQEISEDLNRHVKSIDNALQRVKRKLERYLELREITL, from the coding sequence ATGGAAGACGAACAGATGGTAGAACTTGTGCATTTAGGTGACAGTGAAGCGCTGGATTATTTAATCAACAAGTATAAAAATTTCGTTCGCGCGAAGGCTAGATCCTATTTTCTCATAGGTGCAGATCGCGAAGATATTGTGCAAGAAGGTATGATTGGTCTTTACAAGGCAATTCGTGACTTCAAAGAGGACAAGCTGACTTCTTTCAAAGCATTTGCGGAATTGTGCATCACCAGACAAATCATCACTGCGATTAAAACGGCCACGAGACAAAAGCATATTCCATTGAATTCGTACGTATCGCTGGACAAGCCTATTTATGACGAGGAATCAGATCGCACATTAATGGATGTCATTTCCGGAGCAAAAGTGATGGATCCGGAAGAACTGATCATAAATCAAGAAGAATTTGATGATATAGAGGTGAAGATGGGCGAGCTGTTAAGCGACCTGGAAAGAAAGGTGCTTGCTCTCTATCTGGATGGACGTTCTTATCAGGAAATTTCAGAAGATTTAAACCGGCATGTGAAATCCATCGATAACGCCTTGCAAAGGGTGAAGCGCAAGCTCGAGCGATACCTGGAGCTTAGGGAAATCACATTGTAA
- a CDS encoding Mini-ribonuclease 3: MSNSNVDAKQLNSLALAYMGDAVYEGYIRHHLLKSGKIRPNQLHRAATNYVSAKSQAHLLHQLMEREFFSEEEQGVIRRGRNAKSGSVPKNTDVQTYRYSTAFEALIGYLYLHEDIERMEEIVFTCIELVDSKRGE; the protein is encoded by the coding sequence ATGAGCAACAGCAATGTGGATGCAAAGCAATTAAATAGTTTGGCGCTCGCTTATATGGGGGATGCGGTGTATGAAGGGTATATTCGCCACCATCTTTTGAAATCCGGCAAAATACGCCCAAATCAGTTGCATCGTGCAGCAACGAACTATGTGTCTGCGAAATCGCAGGCACATCTGCTTCATCAGCTGATGGAGCGGGAATTTTTCAGCGAAGAGGAACAAGGTGTCATCAGGCGGGGCCGCAATGCCAAATCCGGCTCCGTACCGAAGAATACGGATGTTCAAACATACCGCTATTCCACCGCATTTGAAGCACTGATTGGCTATTTATACTTACATGAAGACATAGAACGAATGGAAGAAATCGTGTTTACCTGCATAGAACTGGTAGACAGCAAGAGAGGTGAATAG
- the cysS gene encoding cysteine--tRNA ligase produces MTIHLYNTLTRQKEKFVPLEEGKVKMYVCGPTVYNYIHIGNARPPIVFDTVRRYLEYRGYEVNYVSNFTDVDDKLIKAANELGEDVPTIADRFIAAYHEDVSALGCKKATVHPRVTENMDIIIEFIEALIEKGFAYESGGDVYYRTREFEEYGKLSHQPIEDLQLGTRIEVGEKKQDALDFVLWKAAKEGEIHWDSPWGKGRPGWHIECSAMARKYLGDTIDIHAGGQDLSFPHHENEIAQSEALTGKTFAKYWLHNGYINIDNEKMSKSLGNFVLVHDIIQKHDPQLLRFFMLSVHYRHPINYNEELLQSTKNGLDRLRTAYINLKHRLDNTADLATDATEWLQKVEEFKNEFIKVMDDDFNTANAISILFDMAKQANLYLNGKNTSEKVLQAFITQFEELFSVIGVSLTVEEELLDEEIESLIQQRIDARKNRDFARADQIRDELKAKNIILEDTAQGTRWKRG; encoded by the coding sequence ATGACCATTCATCTTTATAATACACTGACACGTCAAAAGGAAAAATTTGTCCCGCTTGAAGAGGGGAAGGTCAAGATGTATGTTTGCGGACCGACCGTCTATAACTATATCCATATCGGGAATGCAAGACCGCCGATTGTATTTGATACGGTAAGAAGATACCTCGAGTACCGCGGCTATGAAGTCAACTATGTATCCAATTTTACAGATGTGGATGACAAGCTGATCAAGGCTGCCAATGAGCTGGGCGAAGATGTACCGACGATTGCGGACCGATTCATCGCTGCTTACCATGAGGATGTCTCTGCGCTTGGTTGCAAAAAGGCAACCGTACATCCAAGGGTCACAGAAAATATGGATATCATCATTGAATTCATTGAAGCGCTAATTGAAAAAGGCTTTGCCTATGAGTCTGGTGGAGACGTGTACTACAGAACCCGCGAGTTCGAAGAGTACGGCAAGCTCTCCCATCAACCGATCGAAGACCTGCAGCTTGGAACACGCATTGAAGTAGGCGAAAAGAAACAAGACGCACTGGACTTTGTACTGTGGAAAGCGGCAAAAGAAGGGGAAATCCACTGGGACAGTCCGTGGGGGAAAGGCAGACCAGGCTGGCATATCGAGTGCTCGGCAATGGCACGTAAATACCTTGGCGACACCATTGATATCCACGCAGGTGGACAGGACCTCTCCTTCCCACATCATGAAAATGAAATTGCTCAATCGGAAGCATTAACAGGCAAGACGTTTGCTAAGTATTGGTTGCATAATGGGTATATTAATATTGATAACGAAAAAATGTCTAAGTCACTGGGGAACTTTGTGTTGGTACATGACATCATTCAAAAGCATGACCCGCAACTGCTTCGTTTCTTCATGCTATCGGTTCATTACCGTCATCCGATCAACTATAATGAAGAGCTGCTTCAAAGCACCAAGAATGGCCTGGATCGTTTACGTACAGCCTACATTAACCTGAAACACCGTTTGGATAATACAGCAGATCTTGCAACAGATGCTACAGAATGGCTACAAAAAGTAGAAGAGTTTAAAAACGAATTCATCAAAGTGATGGACGATGATTTTAATACAGCCAATGCCATTTCTATTTTATTTGACATGGCTAAACAAGCCAACCTTTACTTAAATGGAAAAAACACCTCCGAAAAAGTGTTACAAGCATTCATCACCCAATTTGAAGAGCTGTTCTCAGTAATCGGAGTGTCCCTAACAGTAGAAGAGGAGCTTTTGGATGAGGAAATCGAAAGCCTGATCCAGCAGCGCATCGATGCCAGAAAAAACCGTGACTTTGCAAGAGCCGACCAGATTCGTGATGAGCTGAAAGCAAAAAACATCATTCTCGAAGATACCGCACAAGGCACAAGATGGAAAAGAGGCTAA
- a CDS encoding NYN domain-containing protein has product MDILLVDGYNIIGAWPELRVLKDKDLAMARDILISRMAEYQAYTGYKVIVVFDAHMSQGIETKYKNHRVEVIYTRENETADERIEKLAISLSDIRTQIHVATSDYTEQWAIFGQGALRKSARELLNESDTIEVKIKKRVTKFTNEKPSKRIELDNEISAIFEKWRRGQR; this is encoded by the coding sequence ATGGATATTCTACTGGTGGATGGATATAACATTATCGGAGCGTGGCCGGAGCTGAGAGTACTGAAAGACAAGGATCTCGCGATGGCCCGTGATATCCTTATTTCGAGAATGGCAGAATACCAGGCCTATACTGGCTATAAAGTGATAGTTGTTTTTGATGCCCACATGTCCCAGGGGATAGAAACTAAGTACAAAAACCATCGTGTTGAAGTCATTTATACTCGGGAAAATGAAACGGCAGATGAAAGAATCGAAAAACTGGCCATCAGTTTAAGTGATATCCGTACGCAAATTCATGTTGCAACGTCCGATTATACCGAGCAATGGGCAATTTTTGGACAAGGGGCTTTGCGGAAATCTGCTAGGGAACTCCTGAATGAATCAGATACAATCGAAGTGAAAATAAAAAAGAGGGTAACAAAATTTACCAACGAAAAACCTTCTAAACGCATTGAGTTAGACAATGAAATTTCAGCAATTTTCGAAAAATGGCGCCGAGGACAGCGATGA
- the cysE gene encoding serine O-acetyltransferase, which yields MNGNKLTNAKRKEDHYMFRTLKEDIEVVFEQDPAARNHLEVILTYSGLHAVWAHRLAHAFFKRKMFFIARVISQISRFFTGIEIHPGAKIGRRFFIDHGMGVVIGETCEIGNNVTVFQGVTLGGTGKEKGKRHPTIQDHALIATGAKVLGSITIGENSKVGAGSVVLKDVPANSTVVGIPGKIVIQDGVKVKRDLNHHEMPDPTGDRFVELEKQIAQLQNELIFLKERKKIDDHSSL from the coding sequence ATAAACGGAAATAAATTAACAAACGCAAAACGAAAGGAGGATCACTACATGTTTCGTACATTGAAGGAAGACATTGAAGTCGTATTCGAACAAGATCCGGCTGCAAGAAATCATTTAGAAGTGATCCTGACATACTCAGGTCTCCATGCCGTATGGGCCCACAGATTGGCTCACGCCTTTTTTAAGCGTAAAATGTTCTTCATCGCCAGGGTCATCTCCCAGATAAGCCGATTCTTCACAGGGATCGAAATCCATCCGGGAGCAAAAATAGGCCGAAGATTTTTCATTGACCACGGAATGGGTGTTGTCATAGGTGAAACCTGTGAAATTGGGAATAATGTTACTGTCTTCCAAGGAGTAACGCTCGGGGGTACCGGGAAAGAAAAAGGTAAACGGCACCCAACCATTCAAGACCACGCCCTGATTGCAACAGGAGCAAAGGTGTTGGGTTCCATCACGATAGGGGAGAACTCCAAGGTCGGAGCGGGATCTGTTGTACTGAAGGATGTACCAGCCAACTCCACGGTTGTGGGCATTCCGGGCAAAATTGTGATCCAGGATGGGGTAAAAGTAAAAAGGGACTTGAACCATCATGAAATGCCAGACCCGACCGGAGACAGATTTGTGGAATTGGAGAAACAAATCGCACAACTGCAAAATGAACTGATATTTTTAAAAGAGAGGAAGAAAATAGATGACCATTCATCTTTATAA